Part of the Candidatus Thorarchaeota archaeon genome, TGACTGTCCTAGATGCGCTATTCCAGATTCAAGATCGAATGGATCCATCGCTCGCGTTTCGATATGGTTGTAGAGGTGCAGTGTGCGGAAGCTGTGGAATGCTCGTAAACAAAATGCCTGTCTTGGCCTGTGGAACCCAAGTTGAGGAGATTCGTGATTTGAGTATGAATCTACAAGACTTCCCGCCGCTAAGTCATATACCAGCAGGTTGGGACCCCGAAAGGTCAGTTCTGATTGAACCTCTTCCAAATTTTCCTATTCTCAAGGATCTGGTCGTAGACTTGTCCAAATTCTATGATTCGCTTGAGGAGCTAAAACTGTGGGCTGAACCCCAACCCGGAAATGAAGCGCGTAGCCACAGTCCCGAAGGTCGGAAACGTATCGAACGATATGTTCATTGTATAATGTGTGCTATCTGCTTTGGAGCATGCCCGGTTAATCATGAAAAG contains:
- a CDS encoding succinate dehydrogenase/fumarate reductase iron-sulfur subunit; this encodes MLFRIARSREGGEITHYDVYKIELSEGMTVLDALFQIQDRMDPSLAFRYGCRGAVCGSCGMLVNKMPVLACGTQVEEIRDLSMNLQDFPPLSHIPAGWDPERSVLIEPLPNFPILKDLVVDLSKFYDSLEELKLWAEPQPGNEARSHSPEGRKRIERYVHCIMCAICFGACPVNHEKEEYVGPAALAKAWRFYDDARLTQRRRYLEAAKQADGAPLCELIMNCVRACPKGVAPGGAIHKIKSESIE